In Phycisphaerae bacterium, the genomic stretch TTCAAGGAAGCCCTGGAACTGCTGGCCCGTCGGGCGAATATCCAGTTGGAGTCGCTCAAGGGCACGGTCAAGACCGGACAGGGCCCTTCGAAAACCGAAATCTACAAGGCCAACGCGTGGGCGGCCGAGGTGTACAGCCGCATTCTGTGGAAGACTCCCACGGGGGAGCCGGCGCGTAACTACCTGGCTGGCCGCAAGTTGGGGCGGGAAATCTGCGAGCAGTTTGCTCTGGGTTTCGCTCCGCCGGACGGCCGGTCGCTGTTGGAAGCGGCGGGTCGGGCGGGTGTCGCCCCCGCGGTGCTTGGCGCGGCGGGCCTGGCGTTGACAAGAGGCAATAGTTTCTCCGATCTTTTCCGGAACCGCGTTCTGTTTCCCATCCACGACGCCACAGGCAACGTGATCGCCTTCGGCGGACGGACCATGGGCGACGACGAGCCGAAGTACCTGAACACCCCGGAAACGCCGGTTTTTCACAAGAGCCGCAGCGCGTTCGGGATCCTTCAGGGCCGTTCGGTGATCCAGGAGTCCAAGCAGGTCGTGGTGGTCGAGGGCTACACCGACGTGATGGCCTGCCACCAGGGCGGTATCCGCAACGTGGTGGCCACGCTGGGCACGGCGCTGACCGAAGAGCACGTGATGGTGCTCCGGCGCTACGCCGATCAGATCGTGCTGATTTTCGACGGCGATCGGGCGGGCGAGAAGGCGGCCGACCGGGCTCTGGCGTTGTTCCTGACCATGGGCATCGACGTGAAGGTGGCCCAGCTTCCCGAAGGCAAGGATCCCTGCGACCTGGTGCTCGGCGACGGGCCCGAGGCGTTTTCGCACGCGGTGGCCGCAGCGGCTGACGCCCTGGACTACAAGTGGCAGCAGTTGCGGCGGCGGTACGACGTATCGGCCACATCGCGCGAGCGCCGGACCGCCATCGAGGAACTGCTGCGGACGATCGCGGTCTGCGATCCGGCGGGCAAGGTCGACGCGATCCAGCGGAGCATGGTGCTCAGCCGTCTGGCGGGCATGCTGTCGGTCCCGGTGGCCGAGTTGGCCAAGGGGCTTCAGGGCTTCCGCCGGCAGTCGGGCCACTCGCGGCAGGAACGGCAGGAGCCGGTGCAGGTCGGACTGCCGGTTCCGCAGAACTCGGCGGAGGCGGCCCTCAAGGAACTGGCTGAGGTGCTGGTCTGCGAGCCGGGATACGTCGGCGAGGTTCGCGAGCTGGTCGACCCGGACGCGGTCGAGCCGCCGATGCTGCGGGAGGTCTACCGCCACCTGTGGCGGGCGTGGGAGGAGTGGGGCGAGTTCTCGCTGGCCGAGCTGATTGCGACGGTCGAGGACGTGGCCCTCTCGAACGTGATCACCGAGTTGCACCGGTTGGGCATGGATCGGGGAAACTTCGCGGCGACGGTGGAAGAGTCGCTGCGGTGCATCGAGGAGTGGCGGCGGGATCAGCAGGCCTCGCAGCTTGCGGCGGGGCTGGAGAACGAGCTGAGCGAGGAAGAGATGGACCGGCGTCTGGCGGTCCTGCAGAAGAACATGTCGGTTCCGTTCCGGCGCACGGCCGGGCCGATGGTGGACTAGGGAATCCGGGAGTAACGGTCTGCTTTTGAAGCGGGCCGAGCAGGTGATATAGAGTGGTCAGAGGACTGCAAAGAGGTCCCAATGACGGACAGGACGAGAACGTGTGCGAAGGGTTGTTCGGCGACGGAGGAGTGCCGGACCGCCCGGACAATGCGGCCGACGTAGGGTCGGACCGCGGCGGAGAGCGTGCGGATCGAGTCCGCCCGTCAGAGAGACAAAACCGGTTATGAGGAGAGACGCCATGGCGAAAACCGAGAACAGCCGTTTGGAGCAGCAGGATCCGGTCATTGAGTCGATGTTGACCAAGGGCCGGCAGGCCGGCTACCTGACGTACGAGGCGATCAGCGAGACGCTCATCGACGCCAGCCCGGAGCAGTTGGATGCGATCCTGATGCAACTGGACGAGACGGGAATCGACCTCGTCGACGACGACGAGGCCCAGCGCCGTCTTCGCGGCGAACAGGCCGGCGCCGCGCCGGCCGAAGCGGAGATGGAAGAGGGTCTCGACGAAGACTTCAACCTCGACGAGGAATTGGCCGAGGCCTCGAACCGTCGGATCGACGATCCGGTTCGCATGTATCTGACCCAGATGGGGGAGATCCCGCTGCTGAGCCGCGAGGAGGAAATCCGCCTCGCCAAGAAGATCGAGCTGACGCGGATGGCGTTCCGCCGCAAGGTGCTCGAGAGCGACTACTGTCTGGACCAGGCGACCCGCATCCTCCAGCAGGTGGAGAGCGGGGATCTGCCGTTCGACCGGACGATGAAGACCTCGAGCGCCGAGACGCTGGACAAGGAGTCGGTCAACAAGCGTCTGCCGGAGAATCTCAAGACGGTCCGGTCCATTCTCGGGCGGAACCTGGAGGACTGGGACAAGCTGAACGTTCCGCGGATTTCCGCGGTTCAGCGGGACCGGCTCCGCAAGCGGATCGCGGCGGGCCGCCGCAAGGCGGTCACGCTGATCGAGGAACTGGGCCTGCGGACCAGCAAGGTGGTTCCGCTGATGCGCCGGCTTGAGAATCTCGCCCTGAAGATGGTCGATCTGCAGAAGCGCATCGACGACGCGAAGGACGACAAGGACCTGTTGCCGGAAGACATCGAGGTGATGAAGGAGGAGCTCGAGGGGATGATGCGGCTGGTGCTGGAGACTCCGGAAGACCTGACCCGCAAGGTCAGCCAGCTCGACCGCGTCTACCACGAGTACGAAACGGCCAAGCAGTTGCTGTCGGGTGGAAACCTGCGGTTGGTCGTCTCGATTGCCAAGAAGTACCGCAATCGCGGCCTGTCCTTCCTGGACATCATCCAGGAGGGCAACACGGGCCTGATGCGGGCGGTGGACAAGTACGAGTATCGCCGCGGATACAAGTTCAGCACGTACGCGACGTGGTGGATCCGCCAGGCGATCACGCGGGCCATCGCCGATCACGCCCGGACGATCCGGATCCCGGTGCACATGATCGAGACCATGTCGAAGCTGCGGAACGTCTCGAAGCAGCTTCTGCAGGAGCTCGGCCGGGAGCCCACGATCGACGAAATCGCCAAGGAAGCGAAGATGCCCGTGGTCGAAGCCCGTCGGGTGATGAAAATTTCACGTCACCCGATCAGTCTGGATCGGCCCGTCGGCGACAGCGAAGACAGCTATTTCGGCGATTTCATCGAGGACGAGACGGCCGAGAGCCCGGTCGAATCGGCGACCCAGGAGATGCTCAAGGACAAGATCGAAGCCGTGCTCAAGTCGCTGACCTATCGCGAGCGGGAAATCATCAAGCTGCGGTACGGAATCGGCGACGGGTACACCTACACCCTCGAAGAGGTCGGCAAGATCTTCAAGGTGACCCGCGAGCGGGTCCGGCAGGTGGAAGCCAAGGCGCTTAAGAAGCTTCAGCACCCGGTGCGCGCCAGGAAGCTGATGGGTTTCGTGGACGGCGCCAAGCTCAGCAACCCGGGCGAAGAGGAAGAGATGCTCGAAGAGCACGAATAGCCCTCGCCTCGTCCGGTCGGCTGCGAAAAATCAGGATCTCAACGACAAGGCCCCGAAGCGTCAACCGCTTCGGGGCCGGTTTTTGTTGGAGACGCAACGATGCTTCGGCGCGGGCGCGTCCGCCGGACCGCGCCTACTGGCCCTGGGCGGGCGCGATCGCGCTGATCAGGAACGAGACTACCGTCGAGCCCAGGACGGAGGTCAGAAACGTGATCATCTCGGACTGAAACTCGGAGGTCGCCCCGCCCAGGCCGGTGCAGCCGGCCAGACCCAGCATCGACGAGACGCCCAGCAGCAGATTTCCCAGCAGACGGTATTTCATCGAATCAACTCCTTTGTCAGTATGGATCGGCGACGAGGCGCTCGCCCGCGCCGCATTGTACCCTCGCGTCCGCAACCGGCCAAGAACTCCTCGCCGCTAGTCGAGCGTCCGGGCCACCACGATCACTCCGAGCACGATCAGCCCCACCCCCAGCCACTGCCAGGGCGATAACCTTTCGTTCAGCCGCGAAAAGGAGGCAACCGATACAATGATAGCGAAACCGCCGCCGATCATGATCGGATAGGCCAGCGACACCTTGAACCGTCCGAGGGCGTAGAAGTAGAGCGGCACGTTGAGGGCGAAGAGGATCAGACCCAGCAGCAGCGTTGGCGAGGACAGAGCCGTTTTGATCGCCGCAAGCGCTCCGCGATCAAAGAAACGGCCTTCGCTCAGCAGGTCGCGGGCGGCGAACTTCAGCAGCAGGTTGGCTGAGGCGTTGAACACGACCGCGAAGGTCAGGGCCGCCAGGTACCTGTACATTGACACTTTCCTCAATAACTGTATAGTAACCTTAGTTTTACGGCAATCCGCGCTTGAGTCTTCTCGCGCAATGAGGTTATAATATCGTAAACAGGTTCAGACAACAGCATTTTTGATAGGTTCCAATAGTGGTAAAGCTGCGTTTCGACGACGGGCGGGTCCGCGAAGCCCAAGGGCCCGACCAGATTGTGGAAATCGTGAAGGAAGAGTGTCCTGATCTTGCGGATCGGGTGATCGGCCTGAAGACCGACGGCCGGGTGGTTGACCTGAACGCTCCGACGCCCGGGGACGGCGAGGTCCGCCCGGTCTTCGGCACGGACAGCGATCCGGTGGCCCTGGAAATCCTGCGCCACAGCACGGCCCACCTTCTGGCCCAGGCAGTTCGCGATCTCTATGGCGAAAAGGTCCAATACACGATTGGTCCAGCCTTAATTGAGGATTTCAAGTACGGCTTTTACTACGACTTCGATCTGCCCGAGCCGGTCGGGACGGAAGACTTGGCCAAGATCGAAAAGCGGATGCACAAGCTGGCCCAGAAGCGGGAGGCTTTCGTGCGGCACGAGGTGCCGGTCGATCAGGCCAAGGCTGAGTTCGAGAAGATCGGACAGGGCTATAAGGTCGAGTTGATCGATGACCTGGTCCGCAACGAGGGGGTTCGTGAGGTCAGCCTGTACCGGCACGGCCAGTTCCTCGACCTGTGTCGCGGTCCGCACGTACCGCATAGCGCGATGCTCAAGGTCTTCAAGCTGCTGAGCGTGGCGGGGGCCTACTGGCGGGGTGATGCCGCAAATAAGATGCTGACAAGGATTTACGGTGTTGCCTATTTTGAGCAGGAGAACCTGGACAAGCATCTGGAGCGGATCGCGGAGGCTGAACGTCGTGACCATCGGGTGCTTGGCAAGCAGCTTGATTTGTATTCGATAAGCGATCTTGTTGGGCCGGGTCTGATCCTCTGGCACCCGAATGGAGCGATCATTCGCCAGACGATCGAGCGGTTCTGGATCGACGAGCACATCAAGCACGGCTATAAGATCCTTTACACCCCGCATATCGCCCACGAGCGGATTTACCAGACCTCCGGGCACCTGGAGGCCTACGGCGAGATGATGTACTCACCGATGGACATCGAGGGGCAGAACTTCCGGGTCAAGCCGATGAATTGCCCGGGCCACCTGGAGATATTCAAGAGTCAGACCCGAAGCTACCGCGATCTGCCGCTGCGGTACTGCGAGCTGGGGACGGTCTACCGCTACGAGCCCAGCGGGACGCTGCACGGGATGCTTCGGGTGCGCGGGTTTACCCAGGACGACGCCCACGTGTTCTGCTCGCTGGAGCAGCTCACCGACGAGATCGAGAAGATCTACGAATTTGTAGATTTTATGATGCGGACCTTCGGCTACCAGTACAAGGTCGAGCTGGCCACGCGGCCGGAGAAGAGCATCGGGACAGATGAGGAGTGGGAAAAATCGACGGCGGCTTTGCGGGCGGTGCTCGATAAGCGTAGAATACCATATGGAGTCGAGGAAGGCGGGGGAGTATTTTACGGACCCAAGATACAGATGCTGCTGGTGGACAGCCTCGGTCGCGAATGGCAGGGTCCGACGGTGCAGGTGGATTTGAACCTGCCGCGTCGGTTCGGCTGCACGTACATCGGGGCCGACAACCGCGAGCACGTGCCGGTGATGATCCACCGGGCCCTGCTGGGCTCGATGGAACGGTTCGTGGGCGGGCTGGTCGAGCACTACGCCGGGGCGTTTCCGATCTGGCTGGCACCGGTGCAGGTGGTGGTGATGCCGGTCAGCGAGAAGTTCAACGCGTACGGCCGGCAGGTGTACCAGCGGCTGTTCGATGCGTCGGTGCGGGTCGAACTGGACGACTCCGACGACAAGATCGGGGCCAAGATCCGGCGGGCGACGATGCAGAAGGCGCCGTACATGCTGATCGTGGGCGCGCGGGAGCAGGAGGCGGGTCAGGTCTCGGTCCGGTCGCGCAAGGCGGGCGACGTGGGTCAGCAGGATCTGGAGGGCTTCGTTGCCGCGGTAACCGACGAGATCAAGACGAAAGCATTATGACCGCAGGTCATCGGGTTCAATTCGGTGTTGTGGGGAACGTTCAACCGGTCTGCCGCGTCGGCGGGCCATTGTGTAATCGGAGGATTTGACCATTATCCAGAAGATGCGAGTGAATGAGGAAATCCGAATCCCGAACGTTCGGGTCATCGGTGCTGAAGGGCAGCAATTGGGGGTGCTTGCGACCCAGGAGGCGTTGCGGATCGCCCGGCAGGACGGGCTGGACCTGGTGGAGGTGGCGCCGAAGGAGAATCCCCCGGTCTGTCGAATCCTGGATTTCGACAAGTACCGTTATCAGCAGCAGAAGAAAGAGCACGAGGCGCGAAAGAAACAGCACGTGATCGAGTTGAAGGAGCTTCGGATTCGGCCGAAGACCGACCGGCACGATCAGGAGATCAAGACCAATCGGGCCCGGCAGTTCCTGGATGAAGGGCACAAGGTGCAGTTCACCATGCTCTTCCGAGGCCGGGAGCGGCTTCACGAGAACATCGGGCACGAGATCTTTCGCGAGATCGCCGAGAGCCTTCAGGACGTGGGCAAGGTGGAGCGGGAGAGCCGTCTGGAAGGGCGGCGGATGGTTTTGATTCTGGTGCCGGCCAAGGCCGCTCCGCCTCCGAAGAAGTCGGGCGAGGCCAAGAAGCAGCCGCCGAAGTCCGAGCCGAAGGCCTCAGCGTCGCCGTCGGCCGAGGCACCGGCGGAGCCGCCCGTTGCGGACATCCAGGAACAACCCCAGGAATCGGTGAGGGCCGCCGGAGATGCGCAGGTTTAGGCTCGGGTTTGTCGGTGCGGGCAACATGGCTGAGGCGATCTGCCGCGCGGTGGTCCAGGCGGGCGTTCACAAAGCCGACCAGATCGTGGCGTACGACGTGTCGGAGAAGCGCCGGCGCGTTTTCCGCGACGAGTTGAAGGTGTCGCTGGCCCAGGACAACGCCTCGGTGACCGCAGGGAGCGACATGGTGATCCTGGCGGTCAAGCCCCAGCAGTTCGCTGAGGTGCTCGACGAGATTCGTTCGAGCGTCTCGTCCGATCAATTGATCGTTTCGATCGCGGCGGGATTTTCCACGTCGTTTATTCAGACGGGCGTGGGCAAGTCGGCGCCGATTGTCCGCGTGATGCCGAACACGCCGCTGTTCGTCGGCTGCGGAATGACCGCCATCGTCAAGGGCGCGACCGCCACTGACGAGCACGTGGCCCAGGTCAGCCGCATCTTCGCCGCCTCCGGTCTGACCGTGATCGTGCCGGAGAGTCGGATCGACGCGATCACCGCCGTCAGCGGGTCGGGTCCGGCGTACTTCTTCTACGTGATCGAGGCGATGGTCCAGGCGGGAGTGGACATGGGCCTGCCGCGCAGCGAAGCCGTGCGGTTGGCGGCGCAGACGTGCCTCGGCGCCGGGCGCATGGTACTCCAGACCCAGGCCGAACCGGAGGAACTGCGCCGGCGAGTCACGTCACCGGGCGGCACGACCGAGGCGGCGTTCGAGGTGCTCGAAGCCGACGGCGTCAAACGAGCTTTTGTCGAGGCGGTCAAGGCCGCCGCCCAAAAGAGCCGCCAACTCGGCCGTTGAGGCCCGGCGGACCGATCGGCGTCTATTCGTCGCGAGTGTCGTCCTGTGCATCCTCGGAGTTGATGCGGACCTCGCCCTGCCGCTCGATGCGGACTCTCGCACAGCCGGTCTGAACCAGCGACGCCGCGAGTCCCAGCAGCAGTACCGCCAACACCATCAGTCCTCGCCTCGGCTTTGGTCGTGCCATTCATGTGCTCCTTCACAACGGCGTTGTCTTCTTGTCCTATTTTATCTCCCCATCCACACCGGGCGGAAGGCTTTTGTCGCCGCTCCTCGACGGCTGTGCCCGCTTGCCGGTTAATGGGCGGGCGGTTAGAATGGATGCGTTGTCAGATGAGCCGCATTGGTGAGGCCGCCGCATTCCGCATGTTCAAAGAAGTTCCTGACGGCGTCGAGGTGAGGGTGAAGGTCGTTCCCGGATCGACCCGGACGAAGATCGTCGGGCGGCTGGGCGACGATCTGAAGGTGGCGGTCAGCGCACCTCCCGAAAAAGGGAAAGCCAATCAGGCCCTGACCCGGTTCCTCGCCGACCGGCTGGGGCTGGGCAAGAATGAGGTCCAGGTCATCTCCGGGCAGAACAATCCTCGCAAGACGCTGCTGATCCGGGGTGTATCGATGGAGTATTGTAAGCAGAAGTTGTTAGCGGACGGTTAGGCGGAGCGAAATCGCGATCCGGAGTCGCCCGGCGAACGTATAAT encodes the following:
- the thrS gene encoding threonine--tRNA ligase — encoded protein: MRFDDGRVREAQGPDQIVEIVKEECPDLADRVIGLKTDGRVVDLNAPTPGDGEVRPVFGTDSDPVALEILRHSTAHLLAQAVRDLYGEKVQYTIGPALIEDFKYGFYYDFDLPEPVGTEDLAKIEKRMHKLAQKREAFVRHEVPVDQAKAEFEKIGQGYKVELIDDLVRNEGVREVSLYRHGQFLDLCRGPHVPHSAMLKVFKLLSVAGAYWRGDAANKMLTRIYGVAYFEQENLDKHLERIAEAERRDHRVLGKQLDLYSISDLVGPGLILWHPNGAIIRQTIERFWIDEHIKHGYKILYTPHIAHERIYQTSGHLEAYGEMMYSPMDIEGQNFRVKPMNCPGHLEIFKSQTRSYRDLPLRYCELGTVYRYEPSGTLHGMLRVRGFTQDDAHVFCSLEQLTDEIEKIYEFVDFMMRTFGYQYKVELATRPEKSIGTDEEWEKSTAALRAVLDKRRIPYGVEEGGGVFYGPKIQMLLVDSLGREWQGPTVQVDLNLPRRFGCTYIGADNREHVPVMIHRALLGSMERFVGGLVEHYAGAFPIWLAPVQVVVMPVSEKFNAYGRQVYQRLFDASVRVELDDSDDKIGAKIRRATMQKAPYMLIVGAREQEAGQVSVRSRKAGDVGQQDLEGFVAAVTDEIKTKAL
- a CDS encoding DNA primase, translated to MSGQGFFHLVQSVVHANDIVDVVGEHVALKPRGRNFIGLCPFHKEKTPSFNVNPERQIFKCFGCGAGGDAIKFVQQIFNIEFKEALELLARRANIQLESLKGTVKTGQGPSKTEIYKANAWAAEVYSRILWKTPTGEPARNYLAGRKLGREICEQFALGFAPPDGRSLLEAAGRAGVAPAVLGAAGLALTRGNSFSDLFRNRVLFPIHDATGNVIAFGGRTMGDDEPKYLNTPETPVFHKSRSAFGILQGRSVIQESKQVVVVEGYTDVMACHQGGIRNVVATLGTALTEEHVMVLRRYADQIVLIFDGDRAGEKAADRALALFLTMGIDVKVAQLPEGKDPCDLVLGDGPEAFSHAVAAAADALDYKWQQLRRRYDVSATSRERRTAIEELLRTIAVCDPAGKVDAIQRSMVLSRLAGMLSVPVAELAKGLQGFRRQSGHSRQERQEPVQVGLPVPQNSAEAALKELAEVLVCEPGYVGEVRELVDPDAVEPPMLREVYRHLWRAWEEWGEFSLAELIATVEDVALSNVITELHRLGMDRGNFAATVEESLRCIEEWRRDQQASQLAAGLENELSEEEMDRRLAVLQKNMSVPFRRTAGPMVD
- a CDS encoding YggU family protein, with translation MSRIGEAAAFRMFKEVPDGVEVRVKVVPGSTRTKIVGRLGDDLKVAVSAPPEKGKANQALTRFLADRLGLGKNEVQVISGQNNPRKTLLIRGVSMEYCKQKLLADG
- a CDS encoding pyrroline-5-carboxylate reductase, whose translation is MRRFRLGFVGAGNMAEAICRAVVQAGVHKADQIVAYDVSEKRRRVFRDELKVSLAQDNASVTAGSDMVILAVKPQQFAEVLDEIRSSVSSDQLIVSIAAGFSTSFIQTGVGKSAPIVRVMPNTPLFVGCGMTAIVKGATATDEHVAQVSRIFAASGLTVIVPESRIDAITAVSGSGPAYFFYVIEAMVQAGVDMGLPRSEAVRLAAQTCLGAGRMVLQTQAEPEELRRRVTSPGGTTEAAFEVLEADGVKRAFVEAVKAAAQKSRQLGR
- the rpoD gene encoding RNA polymerase sigma factor RpoD; its protein translation is MEQQDPVIESMLTKGRQAGYLTYEAISETLIDASPEQLDAILMQLDETGIDLVDDDEAQRRLRGEQAGAAPAEAEMEEGLDEDFNLDEELAEASNRRIDDPVRMYLTQMGEIPLLSREEEIRLAKKIELTRMAFRRKVLESDYCLDQATRILQQVESGDLPFDRTMKTSSAETLDKESVNKRLPENLKTVRSILGRNLEDWDKLNVPRISAVQRDRLRKRIAAGRRKAVTLIEELGLRTSKVVPLMRRLENLALKMVDLQKRIDDAKDDKDLLPEDIEVMKEELEGMMRLVLETPEDLTRKVSQLDRVYHEYETAKQLLSGGNLRLVVSIAKKYRNRGLSFLDIIQEGNTGLMRAVDKYEYRRGYKFSTYATWWIRQAITRAIADHARTIRIPVHMIETMSKLRNVSKQLLQELGREPTIDEIAKEAKMPVVEARRVMKISRHPISLDRPVGDSEDSYFGDFIEDETAESPVESATQEMLKDKIEAVLKSLTYREREIIKLRYGIGDGYTYTLEEVGKIFKVTRERVRQVEAKALKKLQHPVRARKLMGFVDGAKLSNPGEEEEMLEEHE
- a CDS encoding translation initiation factor IF-3; the encoded protein is MRVNEEIRIPNVRVIGAEGQQLGVLATQEALRIARQDGLDLVEVAPKENPPVCRILDFDKYRYQQQKKEHEARKKQHVIELKELRIRPKTDRHDQEIKTNRARQFLDEGHKVQFTMLFRGRERLHENIGHEIFREIAESLQDVGKVERESRLEGRRMVLILVPAKAAPPPKKSGEAKKQPPKSEPKASASPSAEAPAEPPVADIQEQPQESVRAAGDAQV